A single region of the Lycium barbarum isolate Lr01 chromosome 2, ASM1917538v2, whole genome shotgun sequence genome encodes:
- the LOC132626252 gene encoding uncharacterized protein LOC132626252, translating into MVSAETKANNRPERIKLIDGRKLAYKERGVPKDKSNYRIIMVHGFDSSKERDFLAPQELMNTLGIYMVQFDRAGYGESDPNPKRSLRSEASDIEELANHLELGSKFYIIGFSMGSYPTWSCIKHLSHRLAGVAFVVPIVNYQWPSLPDSITKDDNRKRWYKRMTWVARYAPRLLHWWLIRKTSSSPSADNTRPTYFTDKDLELLKKAPGFQFLTADKLKSRSVFNNLRSDFLVAFSKWDFDPLELSDPFPENDQSFVHIWHGCEDRFINLKLQRHVSERLPWIQYHEVRDGGHLLIYDTIVCEAILKSLLLGEETPLYTPKFSS; encoded by the exons ATGGTTTCTGCAGAAACCAAGGCTAATAATAGACCAGAAAGAATCAAACTAATTGATGGAAGAAAATTGGCTTACAAAGAAAGAGGTGTTCCCAAAGACAAATCCAATTACAGAATTATTATGGTTCATGGATTTGATAGCTCCAAAGAAAGAGATTTTCTTGCACCCCAG GAACTTATGAACACATTGGGAATATATATGGTTCAATTTGATAGAGCTGGATATGGAGAAAGTGATCCAAATCCAAAAAGATCACTAAGGAGTGAAGCATCTGATATTGAGGAATTAGCTAATCACTTGGAATTAGGATCCAAATTCTACATAATTGGTTTCTCAATGGGATCTTATCCAACCTGGAGTTGTATCAAACACCTCTCACATAG GTTAGCCGGGGTGGCATTTGTGGTTCCCATTGTCAATTACCAATGGCCCTCTCTCCCGGACTCTATAACAAAGGACGACAACCGGAAGAGGTGGTACAAAAGGATGACTTGGGTTGCAAGATATGCTCCTAGATTATTGCATTGGTGGTTGATCCGAAAAACGTCTTCCTCCCCCTCTGCTGATAATACAAGACCTACATATTTTACTGACAAGGACTTGGAGCTTTTAAAGAAGGCACCTGGATTTCAATTTCTTACCGCG GATAAGCTAAAGAGCAGGAGTGTTTTCAACAACCTCCGAAGCGACTTCCTTGTGGCATTTAGTAAATGGGATTTTGATCCTTTGGAGCTTAGCGATCCTTTTCCTGAAAACGACCAAAGTTTTGTTCACATCTGGCATGGCTGTGAAGACAGATTTATCAATTTGAAACTACAAAGACATGTCTCAGAAAGGTTACCTTGGATTCAATATCATGAAGTTCGTGATGGCGGACATTTGTTGATCTATGATACCATTGTCTGTGAAGCCATCTTAAAGTCTCTTTTGCTTGGAGAGGAGACACCACTCTATACACCAAAATTTTCTTCCTAA